One Nocardioides luti DNA window includes the following coding sequences:
- a CDS encoding FtsX-like permease family protein: protein MLRLVVRRAWAQRRLLAAVVVLVAVATTLVGFYTLLLGVTGPRSFSEQVQRSQPDDVDVTAYLVDVAGSDLGPARQEARGVVRDVLAPLHPSLVGTATSEMRQIGESGRFGYLATTDAAAGRGSLTSGRWPDAGAGSPVEAVAPDAAARGLRLRIGDRLRLGPGRGTGDSDHRTTVVIVGTFRGVPSPASETDPLAGAGVDPAFTASGVTTAAYGPFLVDDAAFPRTGLDLAALRVDGRPDLAAADDASLRATVGSLAGASTLLSERVGDAAGITRVGSRLPATVARLHAQQAATRSALLVALLLDTILGVAALVLAGRLLADSRTRERDLTTALGLSPGQQVGAALVESVLLAVVSTVVAVPAAVLAHAAVTRLPSLRAARLVESPTLTPGLLVAASAGALLLSLVLVVSPLATPDTARPPGRRRAWARSGVDGLLLVAAAVAWWQLDSRSSTSTSGDALLLLAPAVSLAAVTVVAVRTLPPLFAGVAAATRRSRSLLPIALDPSALRLGAGTALVLLSLASAAAAFGVATHATWERSQRDQADLMVGADLSLVLDAPPTAADAARIGRAAGARGSLVSPVVARPLTLGAFLGTPGEPPRLVAIDARHAGALLRGRLGGGETWADVGDALAPRDAVRGVPVPADGSGVSLTGRAPRGVVVTAVPTLVVQDATGLRSTLEAAPVPLDGHPHPLEWSVAPGTRGQVVAFRLSLEDAGSSTGRVAGVSMSLRFPRSGGSPSDASSDWRAQVLGSEGAVVGTTVSAKQTAAATVLTTRTQVRMAYLRYEAGDVLATSFEMPTSLPVAVSRALADAVGTKVGGRLSATVGTGNLTLDVVDIVPSVPSAPGQVAVLADADTVSRALVGSGHLEPVVDAFWVSAPGAGATGALGALELGDVTTRGQVTADLTQGPLQVVLPVAYLAVAGSAVLLFLAGAALVVSADRRRRTSEIARLRALGLPRGGARRLVGVQHAVLLVALVVTGVGVGAGAALAFSRDLVRSEDGTAPVPSAVLVWPWAAEALLAAGLVAGCLVIAAVAATSQVAAADPALLREGE from the coding sequence GTGCTGAGGCTGGTGGTCCGCCGGGCCTGGGCGCAACGCCGGTTGCTGGCGGCGGTCGTGGTCCTGGTCGCCGTCGCCACGACCCTCGTGGGCTTCTACACGCTGCTGCTGGGCGTGACGGGACCGCGGTCGTTCTCGGAGCAGGTGCAGCGCTCGCAACCGGACGACGTCGACGTGACCGCCTACCTCGTGGACGTGGCCGGGAGCGACCTCGGGCCCGCCCGCCAGGAGGCGCGCGGGGTCGTCCGGGACGTCCTCGCCCCGCTGCACCCGTCCCTGGTCGGGACGGCGACCTCCGAGATGCGGCAGATCGGCGAGTCGGGTCGGTTCGGGTACCTCGCGACCACCGACGCCGCCGCGGGACGCGGGAGCCTGACCTCGGGCCGGTGGCCCGACGCCGGCGCGGGGTCGCCGGTCGAGGCAGTCGCCCCGGACGCCGCGGCCCGGGGGTTGCGCCTCCGGATCGGTGACCGCCTGCGGCTGGGACCCGGCCGGGGCACGGGGGACAGCGACCACCGGACGACGGTCGTCATCGTCGGGACCTTCCGCGGCGTGCCGAGTCCCGCCTCGGAGACCGACCCGTTGGCCGGTGCGGGGGTCGACCCCGCCTTCACCGCCAGCGGCGTGACCACGGCGGCGTACGGGCCGTTCCTGGTCGACGACGCGGCGTTCCCGCGCACCGGTCTCGACCTGGCCGCGCTGCGGGTGGACGGCCGGCCCGACCTGGCCGCTGCCGACGACGCGTCGCTGCGCGCGACGGTGGGGTCGCTGGCCGGAGCCTCCACGCTGCTCTCGGAGCGGGTGGGCGACGCGGCCGGGATCACGCGGGTCGGGTCGCGGCTGCCCGCAACCGTCGCGCGGCTGCACGCCCAGCAGGCGGCCACCCGGTCCGCGCTGCTGGTCGCCCTGCTGCTGGACACGATCCTGGGCGTCGCCGCCCTCGTGCTGGCCGGTCGGCTCCTCGCCGACAGCCGCACGCGTGAGCGGGACCTCACGACGGCGCTCGGGCTCTCGCCCGGCCAGCAGGTCGGCGCGGCGCTGGTCGAGTCGGTCCTCCTCGCGGTGGTCTCGACGGTCGTCGCCGTGCCGGCGGCCGTGCTCGCGCACGCCGCGGTCACCCGGCTCCCGAGCCTGCGCGCCGCACGGCTGGTCGAGAGCCCGACGCTCACCCCGGGTCTCCTCGTCGCGGCCTCGGCGGGCGCCCTCCTCCTCAGCCTCGTCCTCGTCGTGTCACCGCTCGCGACCCCCGACACGGCCCGCCCGCCCGGGCGCCGACGCGCCTGGGCCCGGTCCGGCGTCGACGGGTTGCTCCTCGTGGCGGCCGCCGTCGCCTGGTGGCAGCTCGACTCCCGGTCGTCGACGTCGACCTCCGGTGACGCCCTGCTGCTGCTCGCGCCCGCGGTGAGCCTGGCCGCGGTGACGGTGGTCGCCGTGCGCACCCTGCCGCCTCTCTTCGCAGGCGTCGCGGCCGCCACGCGCCGTTCCCGTTCCCTGCTCCCGATCGCCCTGGACCCGTCGGCGCTCCGCCTCGGCGCCGGGACGGCGCTGGTGCTGCTCTCGCTGGCCTCGGCCGCTGCCGCGTTCGGTGTCGCGACCCATGCCACCTGGGAGCGCTCGCAGCGCGACCAGGCGGACCTGATGGTCGGTGCGGATCTCTCCCTCGTGCTCGACGCCCCACCGACCGCGGCCGACGCCGCGCGCATCGGGCGGGCGGCGGGCGCCCGCGGATCGCTCGTGTCGCCGGTCGTCGCGCGGCCGCTGACCCTCGGCGCGTTCCTGGGGACCCCGGGCGAGCCGCCCCGGCTGGTGGCGATCGACGCGCGGCACGCGGGCGCCCTCCTCCGCGGGCGTCTCGGCGGAGGCGAGACCTGGGCCGACGTCGGCGACGCGCTGGCGCCGCGTGACGCCGTCCGCGGAGTCCCCGTCCCCGCCGACGGCTCGGGCGTCTCGCTGACCGGCCGTGCCCCCCGGGGCGTCGTGGTGACCGCGGTGCCGACGCTGGTCGTGCAGGACGCGACGGGTCTGCGCAGCACGCTCGAGGCCGCGCCGGTGCCCCTGGACGGGCACCCGCACCCCCTGGAGTGGTCGGTGGCGCCGGGGACGCGCGGGCAGGTCGTGGCGTTCCGGCTGAGTCTCGAGGACGCCGGGAGCAGCACGGGCCGCGTCGCGGGGGTCTCGATGTCGCTGCGCTTCCCCAGGTCGGGAGGATCGCCCTCGGACGCCTCCTCGGACTGGCGGGCGCAGGTGCTGGGCTCCGAGGGTGCGGTCGTCGGTACGACGGTCTCGGCGAAGCAGACCGCGGCGGCGACCGTCCTCACGACGCGCACGCAGGTCCGGATGGCCTATCTCCGCTACGAGGCCGGCGACGTGCTGGCCACGTCGTTCGAGATGCCGACGTCCCTCCCGGTCGCCGTCTCGCGGGCGCTGGCCGATGCCGTGGGGACCAAGGTGGGCGGGCGACTCTCCGCCACGGTCGGCACCGGCAACCTCACGCTGGACGTCGTCGACATCGTGCCGTCGGTCCCCTCCGCGCCGGGGCAGGTGGCCGTCCTGGCCGACGCGGACACCGTGTCCCGGGCCCTGGTCGGCAGTGGGCACCTCGAGCCGGTCGTGGACGCGTTCTGGGTGTCCGCCCCCGGCGCAGGGGCGACCGGCGCACTGGGCGCGCTGGAGCTCGGCGACGTGACGACCCGGGGCCAGGTCACCGCCGACCTGACGCAGGGCCCCCTCCAGGTGGTGCTCCCGGTCGCCTACCTGGCCGTCGCCGGCTCGGCGGTGCTCCTGTTCCTCGCGGGTGCTGCGCTCGTCGTGAGTGCGGACCGCCGGAGGCGGACGAGCGAGATCGCGCGGCTGCGGGCGCTGGGGCTGCCCCGGGGAGGAGCTCGGCGGCTCGTCGGGGTGCAGCACGCTGTCCTCCTCGTCGCCCTCGTCGTGACCGGGGTGGGCGTGGGCGCCGGAGCGGCGCTCGCGTTCTCCCGCGACCTGGTCAGGTCCGAGGACGGGACGGCGCCGGTCCCGTCGGCGGTCCTCGTCTGGCCGTGGGCCGCGGAGGCCCTGCTCGCCGCGGGCCTCGTGGCCGGCTGCCTGGTGATCGCGGCGGTGGCGGCGACCTCGCAGGTCGCCGCCGCGGATCCGGCACTCCTGCGGGAGGGGGAGTGA
- a CDS encoding ABC transporter ATP-binding protein translates to MTDVGGAPMVAARGLSRTYGSEPSTVHALRDVSLDVRSGEMLAVVGRSGSGKTTLLNLLGGLDRPDSGTVRVDGTELTGLDDAGLSTLRRETVSYVFQSFGLLPSLTALENVGVPLRLRRTPVAERERRAALLLDLVGLGAHAAQRPGELSGGQQQRVAIARALAGSPRLLIADEPTGQLDAETGLSVMALLRGIVESEGVTAVVATHDQVLVSLADRVLTIADGRVET, encoded by the coding sequence ATGACGGACGTGGGCGGTGCGCCGATGGTCGCGGCGCGCGGACTGTCGCGGACCTACGGCTCCGAGCCGAGCACGGTGCACGCCCTGCGCGACGTCTCCCTCGACGTCAGGTCCGGCGAGATGCTCGCCGTGGTCGGCCGGTCCGGCTCGGGCAAGACGACCCTGCTCAACCTGCTCGGCGGGCTGGACCGCCCGGACTCCGGGACCGTCCGGGTCGACGGGACCGAGCTGACCGGCCTCGACGACGCGGGGCTGAGCACCCTGCGCCGCGAGACGGTCTCCTACGTCTTCCAGTCGTTCGGGCTGCTCCCGTCGCTCACCGCCCTCGAGAACGTCGGCGTCCCGCTGCGCCTGCGGCGCACGCCCGTGGCCGAGCGCGAGCGCCGGGCCGCGCTGCTCCTCGACCTGGTCGGGCTGGGCGCGCACGCCGCGCAGCGGCCCGGTGAGCTGTCGGGTGGGCAGCAGCAACGCGTGGCGATCGCCCGGGCGCTGGCCGGATCGCCGCGGCTGCTCATCGCGGACGAGCCGACCGGTCAGCTCGACGCCGAGACCGGTCTGTCGGTGATGGCGCTGCTCCGCGGCATCGTCGAGTCCGAGGGGGTCACGGCCGTGGTGGCGACGCACGACCAGGTCCTGGTCTCCCTGGCGGACCGCGTCCTCACCATCGCCGACGGCCGGGTCGAGACCTGA
- a CDS encoding FtsX-like permease family protein, translating into MRITARPRLHVPSIVGRMRTDPGPLVLVAVVVALTTSLLAAAGPLTTRASDQALADAVRKAGAQGVVVGTFDRDDQFYDVRTRDPRAAARLRVAVAGAQLLLPDRVADVVRGGIAGVTTTPLQLLDAGPGRYLTLAYLGAPTGSPEVRYVSGGPPRATVGADRAETQLAADAGPWTVQVALSQASATALGLRPGDRLTMKDHQGRPVVARVSGIFEARDPGDPVWQPVPQLLDPVRGVTAGVPTAAAGALVSAAALPDLQLAAPEDDLRERVYTTPRPDAVRWSGSEQLVRAIAALKSAPHVPGGAVWDSELDRVVADGRSQVSAARGQADVLILSLLLCALLVLGLAADLLVRRRAPSVLVSRERGATLAEIAAELVVEAAAWVLVGVVVGVLGARLALGHAAWTWWLAVPFLAAVAAGVRGAMFASRATDPRRTPANRNARRVAARGRQLRRTAAVAAVVAAAVLSLVALRQRGVVGDGDPTAASAPVWWSVAGALLVVAAVPSLARVLLDATRRTSGGVAFFVAARVRETGVRTLPLLVVTVTVAQLAFAVSLSSTEQRGQAAGALLGVGGDARATLAPGGSATEVVSALEGAPGVRAAAAARIEEAVPATSGSDAATVLLAVVDASAYAHLLTVSALPDAPALARLGRDDAADVPALLLGGPAGLQDDFSLPGADGSAVRLHVVGTAPRVQDTVQPVVVVDAAAYARAGGAVEPNTVWVVGPRAASALLARVGPADDVVVAADELDARRAAPLASGLVLLAGAASMLLLLFAVLGVALAAAGEADSRAVSLGRLRALGLRDHQLRRLLAGELLAPVLIGAVAGVVLGLGAALVMFGQLSLERVTGQTGAPAISIPPWALGGPVVLVLAVLVLAQLEWHRLRRVALGQLLRGGSPR; encoded by the coding sequence GTGAGGATCACCGCCCGGCCGCGACTGCACGTGCCGAGCATCGTCGGCCGGATGCGCACCGATCCCGGCCCGCTGGTGCTGGTGGCCGTGGTCGTCGCGCTCACGACCTCGCTCCTGGCGGCGGCGGGTCCGCTGACGACCCGTGCCTCGGACCAGGCCCTCGCCGACGCCGTGCGCAAGGCCGGTGCCCAGGGCGTCGTCGTCGGCACCTTCGACCGCGACGACCAGTTCTACGACGTCCGCACGCGGGACCCCCGCGCGGCCGCCCGGCTGCGGGTCGCCGTGGCCGGCGCCCAGCTGCTCCTCCCGGACCGGGTCGCCGACGTCGTCCGGGGCGGGATCGCCGGGGTCACGACCACGCCCCTGCAGCTGCTCGACGCCGGGCCCGGTCGCTACCTCACGCTGGCCTACCTCGGCGCCCCCACCGGCAGCCCCGAGGTCCGCTACGTCTCCGGCGGCCCTCCACGAGCGACCGTCGGAGCGGACCGCGCCGAGACCCAGCTGGCGGCCGACGCCGGTCCCTGGACCGTCCAGGTGGCCCTGTCGCAGGCCTCGGCGACGGCGCTGGGACTCCGGCCCGGTGACCGGCTCACGATGAAGGACCACCAGGGGCGCCCGGTCGTCGCCCGGGTCAGCGGGATCTTCGAGGCACGTGATCCCGGCGACCCGGTGTGGCAGCCCGTCCCGCAGCTGCTGGACCCGGTGCGGGGGGTCACGGCGGGCGTGCCGACCGCGGCCGCCGGTGCCCTCGTCTCGGCCGCCGCCCTGCCTGACCTGCAGCTCGCCGCGCCGGAGGACGACCTGCGCGAGCGCGTCTACACCACGCCGCGGCCGGACGCCGTGCGGTGGTCCGGCTCGGAGCAGCTGGTGCGGGCCATCGCCGCCCTGAAGTCGGCCCCCCACGTGCCCGGCGGCGCCGTCTGGGACAGCGAGCTCGACAGGGTCGTGGCGGACGGTCGCTCCCAGGTCTCCGCCGCTCGGGGGCAGGCGGACGTCCTGATCCTGTCGCTCCTCCTCTGCGCGCTGCTCGTGCTGGGCCTGGCCGCCGACCTCCTCGTGCGGCGCCGAGCGCCCTCGGTCCTGGTCAGCCGCGAACGAGGCGCGACCCTGGCCGAGATCGCTGCCGAGCTCGTCGTCGAGGCCGCCGCGTGGGTGCTGGTCGGGGTCGTCGTCGGGGTGCTCGGGGCACGGCTCGCGCTCGGGCACGCCGCGTGGACCTGGTGGCTCGCGGTGCCGTTCCTCGCGGCGGTGGCGGCCGGAGTGCGCGGAGCGATGTTCGCGTCGCGGGCCACCGACCCGCGCCGGACCCCGGCCAACCGCAACGCCCGCCGGGTCGCCGCCCGAGGTCGGCAGCTGCGCCGCACCGCGGCCGTGGCGGCGGTGGTCGCAGCCGCCGTGCTCTCCCTCGTCGCCCTGCGGCAGCGGGGCGTGGTGGGGGACGGTGACCCGACCGCCGCGAGTGCACCGGTCTGGTGGAGCGTCGCCGGTGCCCTTCTCGTCGTGGCCGCGGTTCCCAGCCTCGCCCGCGTGCTGCTCGACGCCACACGTCGTACGTCGGGGGGCGTCGCCTTCTTCGTCGCCGCCAGGGTGCGCGAGACGGGTGTGCGCACGCTGCCGCTCCTCGTCGTCACGGTGACCGTCGCACAGCTCGCCTTCGCCGTCTCGCTGAGCAGCACCGAGCAGCGCGGCCAGGCTGCCGGTGCCCTGCTCGGTGTCGGTGGCGACGCTCGGGCGACGCTGGCACCGGGAGGGTCCGCGACCGAGGTGGTGAGCGCCCTCGAGGGAGCACCCGGCGTGCGGGCCGCAGCGGCCGCCCGGATCGAGGAGGCCGTGCCGGCGACCTCGGGGAGCGACGCCGCCACGGTCCTGCTCGCGGTGGTCGACGCGTCCGCCTACGCGCACCTCCTCACCGTCAGCGCGCTGCCGGACGCACCTGCCCTCGCGCGTCTGGGGCGTGACGACGCCGCCGACGTCCCGGCCCTGCTCCTCGGCGGACCGGCCGGCCTGCAGGACGACTTCTCGCTCCCCGGCGCCGACGGCTCCGCGGTGCGGCTGCACGTGGTCGGCACCGCTCCGCGCGTCCAGGACACCGTCCAGCCCGTGGTGGTCGTCGACGCCGCCGCCTACGCGCGTGCCGGGGGCGCGGTCGAGCCGAACACCGTCTGGGTGGTCGGACCGCGGGCGGCCTCCGCGCTCCTGGCCCGGGTCGGCCCGGCCGACGACGTCGTGGTCGCCGCCGACGAGCTGGACGCCCGCCGCGCGGCTCCGCTCGCCTCTGGCCTGGTGCTGCTGGCCGGAGCCGCGTCAATGCTCCTGCTGCTCTTCGCGGTGCTCGGCGTCGCCCTGGCAGCGGCGGGCGAGGCCGACTCCCGGGCGGTCTCCCTGGGGCGCCTGCGTGCCCTCGGGCTGCGCGACCACCAGCTGCGGCGCCTCCTGGCCGGTGAGCTGCTCGCACCGGTGCTGATCGGGGCGGTCGCCGGCGTGGTGCTCGGGCTCGGTGCGGCGCTGGTGATGTTCGGGCAGCTGTCGCTGGAGCGGGTCACCGGGCAGACGGGAGCGCCGGCGATCAGCATCCCGCCGTGGGCGCTCGGCGGTCCGGTCGTCCTGGTGCTCGCCGTCCTCGTCCTGGCCCAGCTCGAGTGGCACCGGCTGCGGCGGGTCGCGCTCGGCCAGCTCCTGCGCGGGGGGAGTCCGCGCTGA
- a CDS encoding NAD(P)-dependent oxidoreductase, with translation MTSIAIFGGTGYAGGHIAREAVRRGHDVTSYTRSLPTTPDAGVDTRTGSLHDADLVARVAADADVVVVATHALGGEDPDLLQALPALRDAALASGTRLSFVGGAGSSLVAPGGPRLLDGDDFHEDWKPEATAHAAVLDALRADESALDWFYVSPAALFGAWAPGEATGRYRTGGDVLVTQADGTSEISGADLAVAFVDEIEQPKHTRQRFTVGH, from the coding sequence ATGACCAGCATCGCCATCTTCGGCGGCACCGGGTACGCCGGCGGCCACATCGCCCGCGAGGCCGTCCGCCGCGGCCACGACGTCACGTCGTACACCCGCTCCCTGCCCACCACCCCGGACGCCGGGGTCGACACCCGCACCGGCTCCCTGCACGACGCCGACCTGGTCGCCCGGGTCGCCGCGGACGCCGACGTGGTCGTCGTCGCGACCCACGCGCTCGGGGGCGAGGACCCCGACCTGCTCCAGGCGCTGCCCGCCCTGCGCGACGCGGCCCTGGCCTCCGGCACCCGGCTCTCCTTCGTCGGCGGCGCCGGCAGCTCGCTGGTCGCACCGGGCGGCCCCCGGCTGCTCGACGGCGACGACTTCCACGAGGACTGGAAGCCCGAGGCCACCGCCCACGCCGCGGTCCTGGACGCGCTGCGCGCGGACGAGTCCGCGCTGGACTGGTTCTACGTCAGCCCGGCAGCACTGTTCGGCGCCTGGGCCCCCGGCGAGGCGACCGGTCGCTACCGCACCGGCGGCGACGTCCTGGTCACCCAGGCCGACGGCACCTCCGAGATCTCCGGTGCCGACCTCGCCGTCGCGTTCGTCGACGAGATCGAGCAGCCCAAGCACACCCGGCAGCGGTTCACCGTCGGGCACTGA
- a CDS encoding ABC transporter ATP-binding protein: protein MAHGGARAQEFGHDAVIVCDNLLRVYQTDTVEVQALQGLDLLVHDREMVAIVGASGSGKSTLLQVLAGVDAATAGRARVAGHDLLGMTRRERVHYRRHVVGFVRQQSSRNLVPYLTAAQVVDLPQSFAGVPRRERRQRTEELFETLGVQHCTDLKPHQMSGGEQQRVAICVALANRPQVLLTDEPTGELDSASAQEVFAALRTANREWGTTVVIVTHDAGVSGQVARTVAIRDGRTSSEVLRSDGAEGVPGIAEEFAVMDRAGRVQVPREFREALALTHRVRLALTEDSIEIRSDRGGER from the coding sequence ATGGCACACGGGGGCGCGCGAGCGCAGGAGTTCGGCCACGACGCGGTCATCGTGTGCGACAACCTGCTGCGCGTCTACCAGACCGACACCGTCGAGGTGCAGGCGCTGCAGGGCCTCGACCTGCTGGTGCACGACCGCGAGATGGTGGCGATCGTCGGTGCCTCGGGGTCCGGCAAGTCGACGTTGCTCCAGGTGCTCGCCGGCGTCGACGCGGCGACCGCCGGGCGGGCCCGGGTGGCCGGGCACGACCTGCTCGGCATGACGCGTCGCGAGCGCGTCCACTACCGCCGGCACGTGGTCGGCTTCGTGCGGCAGCAGAGCAGCCGCAACCTGGTGCCCTACCTCACGGCCGCCCAGGTCGTCGACCTCCCGCAGAGCTTCGCCGGCGTGCCGCGCCGTGAGCGTCGGCAGCGCACGGAGGAACTGTTCGAGACCCTCGGCGTGCAGCACTGCACCGACCTGAAGCCGCACCAGATGTCCGGAGGGGAGCAGCAGCGGGTGGCCATCTGCGTCGCGCTCGCGAACCGCCCCCAGGTCCTCCTGACCGACGAGCCGACCGGTGAGCTCGACAGCGCGTCGGCCCAGGAGGTGTTCGCTGCGCTGCGGACCGCCAACCGCGAGTGGGGGACCACGGTCGTCATCGTCACCCACGACGCCGGCGTGAGCGGCCAGGTGGCGCGCACGGTCGCCATCCGGGACGGCCGCACCAGCAGCGAGGTGCTGCGCAGCGACGGGGCGGAGGGCGTCCCCGGGATCGCCGAGGAGTTCGCGGTCATGGACCGGGCCGGTCGTGTCCAGGTGCCGCGGGAGTTCCGCGAGGCCCTGGCGCTGACCCACCGGGTCCGCCTGGCCCTGACCGAGGACAGCATCGAGATCCGCTCCGACCGCGGTGGCGAGCGATGA